The Streptomyces sp. NBC_01255 genome window below encodes:
- a CDS encoding prenyltransferase — MTSPERIAEHLVLPGVLTAEQAAETVTGILAVQREDGAIPWFRGHHLDPWDHTEAAMALDAAGEHAAAARAYEWLARHQNADGSWYAAYHDGDPDDVTDRSRESNFVAYIAVGVWHHYLSTGDDAFLDRMWPVVYAAVEFVLGLQQSGGQIGWKREPSGEPVNDALLTGSSSIHQALRCALAIAEVREEPQPDWELATGALGHAIRRHPERFLDKSRYSMDWYYPVLGGAITGPEALARIDADWDAFVVPGLGVRCVIPNPWVTGGESCELALTLWAMGESDRALTILQDIRHLRAGNGMYWTGYVFEGDTESDKAMWPEEQTAWTAGSLLLAVAALGGEEATVAVFGGERLPAGLEPDCCASV, encoded by the coding sequence GTGACCTCTCCCGAGCGGATCGCCGAGCACCTCGTCCTGCCCGGGGTGCTCACGGCCGAGCAGGCGGCCGAGACCGTCACCGGGATACTCGCCGTGCAGCGCGAGGACGGGGCCATACCGTGGTTCCGGGGCCACCACCTCGACCCGTGGGACCACACCGAGGCGGCCATGGCCCTCGACGCGGCCGGCGAGCACGCCGCCGCGGCCCGCGCCTACGAGTGGCTCGCCCGCCACCAGAACGCGGACGGCTCCTGGTACGCGGCCTACCACGACGGTGACCCGGACGACGTCACCGACCGGAGCCGGGAGTCCAACTTCGTCGCGTACATCGCCGTCGGCGTCTGGCACCACTACCTGTCCACCGGCGACGACGCCTTCCTCGACCGGATGTGGCCCGTCGTCTACGCGGCCGTCGAGTTCGTCCTCGGGCTCCAGCAGTCCGGCGGGCAGATCGGCTGGAAGCGCGAGCCCTCCGGCGAGCCCGTGAACGACGCGCTCCTCACCGGCTCGTCCTCCATCCACCAGGCGCTGCGCTGTGCCCTCGCCATCGCCGAGGTCCGCGAAGAGCCGCAGCCGGACTGGGAGTTGGCGACGGGCGCGCTCGGCCACGCGATCCGCCGGCACCCCGAGCGCTTCCTCGACAAGTCCCGCTACTCGATGGACTGGTACTACCCGGTCCTCGGCGGCGCGATCACCGGACCGGAGGCACTGGCCCGGATCGACGCCGACTGGGACGCGTTCGTCGTGCCCGGCCTCGGCGTCCGCTGCGTGATCCCGAACCCGTGGGTCACGGGCGGCGAGTCCTGCGAACTCGCCCTCACCCTCTGGGCGATGGGCGAATCCGACCGGGCCCTGACGATCCTCCAGGACATCCGGCACCTGCGCGCGGGGAACGGCATGTACTGGACGGGGTACGTCTTCGAGGGTGACACGGAAAGCGACAAGGCCATGTGGCCGGAGGAGCAGACGGCCTGGACCGCCGGCTCCCTGCTGCTCGCGGTGGCTGCCCTCGGCGGCGAGGAGGCCACGGTCGCCGTCTTCGGCGGCGAGCGCCTCCCGGCCGGCCTCGAACCGGACTGCTGCGCGTCGGTCTGA
- a CDS encoding class I SAM-dependent methyltransferase, which translates to MLTVDFTRFPLAPGDRVLDLGCGAGRHAFECYRRGAQVVALDQNGEEIREVAKWFAAMKEAGEAPAGATATAMEGDALNLPFPDESFDVVIISEVMEHIPDDKGVLAEMVRVLKPGGRIAITVPRYGPEKICWALSDAYHEVEGGHIRIYKADELLDRIRQAGLKPYGTHHAHALHAPYWWLKCAFGVDNDKALPVRAYHKLLVWDIMKKPALTRVTEQLLNPVVGKSFVAYATKPHLPKADTK; encoded by the coding sequence GTGCTGACCGTCGACTTCACCCGCTTCCCGCTCGCCCCCGGCGACCGCGTGCTCGATCTGGGCTGCGGTGCGGGCCGGCACGCCTTCGAGTGCTACCGGCGCGGCGCCCAGGTCGTGGCCCTCGACCAGAACGGCGAGGAGATCCGCGAGGTCGCCAAGTGGTTCGCGGCGATGAAGGAGGCCGGGGAGGCCCCCGCCGGGGCGACCGCCACCGCGATGGAGGGCGACGCCCTCAACCTGCCCTTCCCCGACGAGTCCTTCGACGTCGTGATCATCTCCGAGGTCATGGAGCACATCCCGGACGACAAGGGCGTGCTCGCCGAGATGGTCCGCGTCCTCAAGCCGGGCGGCCGGATCGCGATCACGGTGCCCCGCTACGGCCCCGAGAAGATCTGCTGGGCGCTCTCCGACGCGTACCACGAGGTCGAGGGCGGCCACATCCGCATCTACAAGGCCGACGAGCTCCTCGACCGGATCCGGCAGGCCGGCCTCAAGCCGTACGGCACCCACCACGCGCACGCCCTGCACGCGCCGTACTGGTGGCTGAAGTGCGCCTTCGGCGTCGACAACGACAAGGCCCTGCCGGTCCGCGCGTACCACAAGCTCCTGGTCTGGGACATCATGAAGAAGCCCGCCCTGACCCGGGTCACCGAGCAGCTGCTCAACCCGGTCGTCGGCAAGAGCTTCGTGGCGTACGCGACCAAGCCGCATCTCCCGAAGGCCGACACCAAGTGA